CAGTGGGCCTTCGAAGTTCATGCCTATCCCTAGACCCGAGATAATCTGGAATCCGATGATCTTGCCCCAGTTAGCTGTTGCTTCGAGGTTGATGAGGAGTCCCGCTCCGAGGGTTAAGAGGCCAAGGCCGAGCCACATCGGGGGGATATATTGGCCCGTTTTCTGGATGAAAAGGCCCGTGAAAGCTCCTGAGAATGTGCAGGCAATGACGAAGGCTAGGAGATAGACCCCGGACATGATTGGGGTGGCGCCGAGGACGGCTTGGAAGTATAGTGGTAGGTAGTATGCCTCGCCCATGAAGATGAATCCGTGACAGAAGCAGACGACGAATGCGGCGATACCGGATCGGTGCTGGAAGAGGATTAGTGGTATTACTGGGTATTTGGCGAGTTTCCATTCGTTTAGGACGAATAGGCTCAGGACTACTATGCTGAACACGATGAGGCAGATGACTGTTGCTGAGTCCCAGGGGTGCGTGACACCGCCGAAGTCTAGGGCGAGGAGAAGcatgatgctgctgccgatTACGAATAATGAGCCGATCCAGTCGACGGCCTTGAGACCGTCCCAGATTGGTGTGTGTGGGTTGTCGAGCTCGAGGGCTAACCATAGCAATAGGAATGCGAGACCGGTGATTGGTACTTAATTCGCAGTATCGACCAGTTAGTTAGCGATCTTTCCAACAAGATATTGGTGATGGGTAAGCAGAGAATGCCATACAGTTGATCCAGAAGCACCACCGCCAGCTGTTATGTGCCCCCTGGTTAGTGTGTTAAGAAGCTGATTGAGATCTTCAAGTAGTACTCACGTCGCTTTCTCCGTTAGCACGCCGCCTAATATGGGACCAATTCCGCTAGCCAAAGCCCAGTCTACGGATAGAAGACCAAAATATAGGCCTCGATCCCTGAGGGAGAACAAGTCACAGACACAGATATTGACCAACGTCATCAGCGCTGCTGCACCCAGGCCTTGCATAACACGACCAAACAGAAACAATGCCATCGTATTGGCTACAGAGCAGATCAAACTTCCCGCAAAGAAGATTGCATTTCCACAAAGCAGAAGCGGCTTTCTTCCCCAAATATCGGACAGCTTCCCCCACGAGGGAACGGAAGCTGTGTTGGCCAGTATGTAGGCACTTCCGATCCAAGTGTACCCTGAAGCTGAATGGAAATGGCCAGCAATAGAAGGCAGAGAGGTAGTGACGATAGTGGCATCTAACGCGGCCACAAATGTTCCGGCGCAAAGACATGACATGACAATAGAAATCTGAAGGAAACTTCGGCTAGAAGTATCTGTTGTAGCTTGAGGCTGGCTTGATGCCATTGTGGACGGCTGGGCAGGTTCTTTCGCCATGACCATTATACTCTTTTGATGAAGTAGTTCGGGCTGCTAGTTATTGTCGCAGCGTCATGGAAAGACAAATATGGATTTCCGCTGGCTCTTTAGACTTCGGTTGCCCGGGCagttttggtttgttctGTCCCCAACAGTTGCAATCAGTATATTAGAGCAACAAATCCCACCAGTAAGCATGCACTGGTTCTCAGAGTTGCTTGTAGCTCTCCGACAGCAGCCGAGATGCAGTATAAACCGGATGTTGGCTCAAAGTTGTGAAGACTCGTACGAGAGGATAGGCCTGGCTCTTGCGCTGACCGCGTAAAATATCTCTAATGAGAGCTCTATCCTGAACAATGATATaagaaaaattgaaaagggGATTATATATGGGGTATTCATGGTGTTGCGTTGTTTTCTGACAAAGGCAGGTCGTGTTCGTTTTCGTTCTCGTATCCGTTGTCGTATCGCTCCCATACTTTGTCCATGACTACAGTCTCACCATCGACTACACTCACGTCAGTTTCCTGACCACGAAAAACAAGGCAGGATTTGGTATCAGTAGCCTGTTCTTCTGACACTATAGCTGAATACGCGTGATTGTGGGGAGATACTCAGCCCATCGAGAGTGATCTATCTTTCCTGGGCTTCCGGTACGGGTGGTCTTTACATAGTCCTCAAGATGCCACCTCGACGGTCGCACAAGAAATCGCGAAATGGTTGCGATCAATGCAAGGAGAGGAGAGTAAAGGTACGAATTACCTATGTCCCAGCAGCGCCCTGGTGTCTCTTAATATCGAACACTTCCAAGATAACCGGTGGGTCCCATGAGCCATTTACACATACCCTAACCTGTCCGAACTAGTGCGACGAGAAACATCCGATATGCTCCAATTGCACCTCTCGGGAGCTCACTTGTACATATTTGAAGATCCCTATAGTCTCAGCTCCGGGACGCACCGCTCATGCAGTGACCGATCGCTCCCCAGACCCACCACATCAGGGACAATCGCAGCTAAAGAACCAGAACAAGCAACCTATGAGCTCCGTAGTATCTGCCGAGCCAAGCTTTGTCCTTCGTGATCTCGAACTCATGCACAAGTTCTCGACCGACACCTTCCGATGTCTATGTGGAGACCAGTCCGACATGGATGACTGGCAGGTCCTCATCCCCCAACAAGCATCTAAGCATACTTTCTTACTCCATGGCATCCTCGCACTGGCTTCCCTGCATATAGCAGCGACAGCTACAGAAACCACTCACGTGCTGTCGTATCTCGACACCGCGCTTCAATACTATAACATGTCATTCGTCCCATTCCGACAAGCGCTCGGTGCGCTCACCCCGGTAAACTGCGACGCAGTCTTCGCCCAGTCCGCTATAATAACCGTCATTGGTATCGCCTTACCGCGTCTTAATGCCCAGCATAGAGGTGAATGCTTTAGTATGATCGAGAACATGGTCTCCGTGTTCGAGCTCCTGCAAGGTTCGACTAAGGTCTCCCGTATCAGTCGACCGTGGCTTAAAGCCAGTATGTTTTCTAAGTACGACTTCTGGATGATAGAAACTGGGGACTTAGATTCTGAGGAGCTTGTTGCCATAGAGAAACTAAGCCGGTTGACTACCTGCATCGACGATGCCGAGCACGGTAGTGCTAATCGGGAGGCAATTGACCTGTTACGATCTTGTTTTGCTAAGTTTGCTCGTTCGTCTCACCCGGTGGCTATTCTTGCTTGGTTAGTCTATACTAAGAAGGAATTTATTGATGGGCTGCGGATGCGTCAGCCGGTTCCGTTATTGATTTTGATGCACTGGGGTGTGCTGTTAAATGAACTGGGGAGTCATTTCTGGTGGGCGATGGGGTGTGGTAGGGATTTGGTCACTGAGTTGTTGGCTGAGATTAAGAGCGAAGACCCAGTATGGGAACAGGCATTGGAATGGCCACGGAAGATGATAGGGGTCTGAAGATTAATCAAAAGCCGCGCCTTGTAAGACAAACATGCATCGAGCATGGTGCGATGCTGTACAGGTTCGAATGTATTCATAAACGACGAGATTATAATACATGTTAGACATAGCTGTGTTCTTTCCACTGGTCCCGCCAGGATTCGTTCAACAAGGCCGAGAGTAGCCACATCGAATTTATCAAGGCACCAGTTACTGACGCTCAATCCACTTCTGGATCACTCCCGCGACCTGGTCACTGTTCTTCTCCATGAAAACCATGTGACCGTTACCGTGGATGCCAATCTCACCCAACTGCAGATGCTCCGTGGACACACCAGCCTGGCGCAAGAACTTGACAGTGCACCAGTCATAGGGAGCATGGTAAGAAGACTCGGTGGTCAAGATCATAGTAGGCACCTTTTGCAGGTTGACCAGCTTGCGAGGCTCCGGGTGCTCGGCCTGAATGACACAAGGGGAACGCGTAGTGGAGTTGCTGGGGATAACCTGGCGCACGAGGTCCTTCTTGGGGTCCGAAACGGCGGGCTCAAAAGTAAGGGGAATGTCTGTGAGACCATAGGGACGAGAAGAGGTGTTGCTGAAGACAGCCTCCTGGAAGGGAGGGCCAGTGGGTTCCAGGGACACGATGGCGTGGACAAGGTCCGGGCGCACATCGGTGATGATCCATGGCATGAGGCCTCCCTGCGAGTGGGAGAGCAGAACCACCGGGCGACCGATAAGGTCCAGCAATGCCGCACCGGCCTCCTGCATGGTGTACTGCTGACCGGTGCTGGATCCAAAGAACTCCACAGTCGAGGCGTAGTAGGTGTCGAAAACGGGATCACCCATCATGCCGGTACCGTTCCACTGAGTGTGCAGCGCGGCCTGGGGCCAGAGCATGTAGTGTTTCGCGGCTGTGAATCGCTGCTGGAGGATCTCAGCGCTGTAGGTTTTCATGGTGCCATTGCTTGGGAACCAGGGGCTGCGGCCACGGAAGGTCTGATCGATCAAGTAGCATTCGTAGCCTTGGGAGAGGAAATAGGAGGCCCAGCCACTTCCGCCGTCGGGCTTGTTCAGCCAGTTCTGGAGCACCAGAGTTAGTCAAgcagccttttctttccgcGGTCGGGACATCTGAAGCTTACCGTGCCGGTTTGCGCTTGACCATGAATAAACACAATCGGGTGTTCCTTGGTCACACCTCGCGTGGGAGTGAGTTTCTCCACGTACATCTGATCCGTGAAGACATGTCCGCCTGAGTTGTCCTGCACATACTGGCCCCCGACGTATAGGTAATTACGGTGATAGGCTATCTCAGCGTTGGAAACGATGGGGGTGTGCGTCACAGCATTGGCGCCGGCAATTGAGATCAAGATCCCTGCTAGAGCGTAACCAAACCGCATCTTGGCTGCTTCTGGAATATGCAGTTGACAGGGGTGTGAAGAAAAAATCAATGCAAGTTGAATGCGAAGACGGGGGATCTTCGGCAGAGAGCAATCAGACCATCGGGTTGCTGGTGGAACAGTGGAGCTCCTCGTGGTGGCAGTGAGACACCGGTTCCATCCCGTTTTACTATGAGAGGTAAGGTTAACTGAACATCTCCCTTTGGTGGGCCCAAAAATGTAAGTCATACAATTCCCCTATATTAATTGTACTCTTATTGTAAAATGATTCGTTCACAACTGTCCTAAGGCGGATATAGACTTTGCTATAAGGAACTTAGCGTACAAGCACACGAGGAACGGTGCAAGACTAACACTTCTAGCGAGCCCTAAAGAATTAAGTTTTCGTCATCAGAATCCTGGAAATGGGTCTCTGCACGGAGAGGAGTGTGAAAAATGGTGAAAAACCGAGGCCGACCGGGAGTTGCGATCTGTTCATATAGGTTCGCATCAGGTTCGGCAGCCGAAACTCGATCGCATTCAACACAGCCGACATGATGCCAAAGTGATAGAGCCACCATGGACGATGCGACTCTGGTATCTCTATGGGTCCTCACCTGGTGTGCGGTCGGGTTGATCTCGATACGCTTGGTGATGCGGAAAATTCGTGGGAAAGCGTTTGTCTTGGGGGATTATCTATCGCTCTGTGCGATTCTCTGTGCATTGATCAGGTTGGCGCTCGTCCATGTCATTATTATCTGGGGTACGAATAATATGTCGCGTGAATTTCGATATTCGCACCATTTCACGTCCGAGGAGATTTACCGTCGAGAAACTGCGAGCAAGTTCACCCTGGTTAATCGAGTCTTCTACAACACATAGTACGCACATATTTTTGTCTATTAAAAATTGACCGCGGCAGCTGACGTTTGAACCTCAGTCTCTGGCTTCAGAAGTTCATCTTGCTCGATACGTACCGTCATTTGCTCCGCAACCTCAGCTGGGAACGCATAACCCTGGGCACATATGTCTTCATATTTGCGGCCACCTACGTGACTGTGCAGATTGTGACATTCACGGAATGCGACCCTTTCGACCATTACTGGATTGTGCTGCCAGACCCCGGTGCGCCTCCTTATCTTGGGACATTACGCATCGCTCACTAACCAGGACCGATAGGACTCTGCTCTCAAGCACAGCTGCAGCTGATTGTTCTAGGTGGGTACACAAGTTGATGTTGTCTCCGGTAGATAGGGAGGCTAATAGCTTGTGGAATGACTATAGGGGTCCTGAACATTGTTACGGATCTGATGCTGATCGTTTTGCCGGTCCCACTATTGGTCAAGGTTAAGCGGCCTTTACTGGAGTAAGAGCGCCCCAGGTTGATTGCCTCAAGAACTACATGCTTTGACAACGAGTTTCAGTTAACCTCACCTACTGACCACTACATGTATCAGGAAACTGCAACTCGCGGCCCTCTTCGCTGTTGGATTTTTCATCGTCGTAATCACCGTCATCCGTCTTCCTCAAAATGCCCAGCACTCCACAGCGCAAGTGAATCGCACAACCTGGGCCTCTGTGGAGCTTTTTGCCGCGGCAATCGTGGCCAATGCACCAGTTTTATACGGGTTCTACCGCGGAGAGCGGGAAGCATCTCGATCGAGAACCACCGAAGGAACATCTCGGCAGCAGTCATCCCTGGGACGCGGAGGAACAGTCTCACGAGACCCGGAGTTGGAGATGCAGCCAATTCCAGGAGGCCACCTCCGACAAGCTTCCATGCTCGGCTCTAAGCGTCGCTCACGACCCATGCACGGCTATACGGAACTTGATGAGGGCAGTAGTGGCCGCCTGGTAAAAGAGACCAAGGATGACGAGACTTGACGACGCCCCTGTGCTGCTGCAGAAAGTTTTGATATTTAGAATTATGCAATCTTTAGAAGGGATTGCTTTATGCTATTGGCTATTTACAGCACGTTGGCATGGCATATTATCGATTTATAATTAGATACCAGTTCAATACAGATTTGATACCCTTACAGACGGTAGAGTGGTAATGCAATTCGCGGATATATGCACTGAGATTCACCGAACGTACGAATTCTTCAGACGTGCAAGTTCTGATTCATGTCATGAGACATATACGTTGTAACATCCAGCTATGCAGGTCGGCGGAAGTAGAAGCTCATAGGGTTGTGCCGTGCATTGATGAAACCACGATAACTGTCCTCGTCTGGTGACTTGCATCTATCTCATGACCTGTTGCTAGAGAATATCCTACCTCAAGAGTTTCTTACACACTTGTCACTCTATATCCTTTTTAGGTGATTGAGATGAATTGCGCTCTATCGGAGAATGTCAAGCAGCACGTCATACAGGTGTTCACTTTCACTAAGCGTCCAGCAACAAtgattttcccttctctccgAGTCTACCAAGGAAGCTAGGTAATAGTATCATCTAATCCATGGCACGTGTCGATGTACGGCGCTTAACAATCGTATGCGGTTGGTTATGTCTCCGGCATATTTACCATCTCGGCCTCCATTCCAACTCTTCACTGCGCCTCCTGATGGCTTTGCGGTGCATAAAAGTTAATTACCAATTCGAATGGCGAGGCATATTTTTCTCGAGGTCTCATGCACGGCTGTTTATCATTTATGAGTTCTATGCAAAGATGCGGCGGCTAATCCTGCCACCCGTAGCTTTCGTTCTTACAATGTAACAAAATGAAGGCAAGGAAACATTCCCGAAACGATACTGAGGGTTCCAGCAACTGAGCTATAGGAAAATAGATAGACGTTTGGAGTACAAAACCTACACAGAGCTAGAGTAATTGCTATCATCGCCGAGTGGCTGTAGTAGATGCGGTATCTTCAGGTTAGCCTTGAAGGATTTCTGGGTTGGTAACCTATTCGCAAGTGAGGGTTTATTTGAGGAGGCAGTGTATATATCCAACAGGTTCTATCAAAGTCGTGCCTCTTTATGGAATGGTATTTTTGTAAAGCTTCTCACCGCCGTACAATCAAAGTAAACGAACCGCCAAGGCACAAACTGTTAACTTCTCATTCACAATTGCTTGGTAATGAATCCAAGAGGACTTATGGAATAGTAATTCTGAGTGAGTTGGATGTGTTGATTGGTCAGGGTGAATATCCAAACGCAGAACTCTATATAAGACGAGTATATCTCCCGCAATTCCAGTTTCAGACAACTTCCCGACTCTGCCAGCCCTGGGTGCTTCTCACAAGCCCAAGTATCCTGACTGttacttctttcttgccTCACATTAATCAATACTTCATTCAATATGTTGTTCATCAACGTACTCCTCGTCTTTCTTGCCATACTCCATGCCGAAGCATCACCTTCCCTTCCCGACCTCGCTACCACGTTCTCCCAGATCTCCTCCTACCTCGACAACGCCCACGTTTCCAACTGCTCTGTCGCCAAAACCGAGCTTCCACTTCATGCATTGCTCCCTGGCCCCAATCCAAACCTCCGTCTCAAATACGTCACGGTGGGCCGAGGAACTCAAAACTACACTTGCCAGGAAGACTCCAACACTACAGCGCCCCAGGCAGTGGGTGCCGTTGCAACGCTGCTCGATGTTTCCTGCCTCGCTGCGTACAATCCAGCACTTCTCCATAACTTCACCCCTGTCGTGAGAGCAGTGGATTCTGAGACACT
The sequence above is a segment of the Aspergillus oryzae RIB40 DNA, chromosome 3 genome. Coding sequences within it:
- a CDS encoding MDR family MFS transporter (predicted transporter (major facilitator superfamily)) gives rise to the protein MLDACLSYKARLLINLQTPIIFRGHSNACSHTGSSLLISANNSQPELLHQKSIMVMAKEPAQPSTMASSQPQATTDTSSRSFLQISIVMSCLCAGTFVAALDATIVTTSLPSIAGHFHSASGYTWIGSAYILANTASVPSWGKLSDIWGRKPLLLCGNAIFFAGSLICSVANTMALFLFGRVMQGLGAAALMTLVNICVCDLFSLRDRGLYFGLLSVDWALASGIGPILGGVLTEKATWRWCFWINLPITGLAFLLLWLALELDNPHTPIWDGLKAVDWIGSLFVIGSSIMLLLALDFGGVTHPWDSATVICLIVFSIVVLSLFVLNEWKLAKYPVIPLILFQHRSGIAAFVVCFCHGFIFMGEAYYLPLYFQAVLGATPIMSGVYLLAFVIACTFSGAFTGLFIQKTGQYIPPMWLGLGLLTLGAGLLINLEATANWGKIIGFQIISGLGIGMNFEGPLLALQAIVGVKNTATATATIGFVRTMSTAISVVIGGVVFQNQMVKEGPNLVQSLGSELASRFGGANVTANIQLIGTLPADQREVVRQAVFGSLRTTWIMYVAFAGVSLVAGFFVGAHHLSEEHEVAVLGLHGQSGDSSEDTSDDAPATRTMEMQKEIGAGY
- a CDS encoding DUF3455 domain-containing protein (predicted protein), which gives rise to MLFINVLLVFLAILHAEASPSLPDLATTFSQISSYLDNAHVSNCSVAKTELPLHALLPGPNPNLRLKYVTVGRGTQNYTCQEDSNTTAPQAVGAVATLLDVSCLAAYNPALLHNFTPVVRAVDSETLPFLALLSSQLSSPATKFIVGKHEFNAAGQPVFDLRLAGGSDWMATKRNASSAAPDDNTVNVPWLKLTSVNGTGVTEVYRLYTVGGQPPTNCQKRKGTFQVEYSAEYWFYG
- a CDS encoding alpha/beta hydrolase (predicted protein); its protein translation is MRFGYALAGILISIAGANAVTHTPIVSNAEIAYHRNYLYVGGQYVQDNSGGHVFTDQMYVEKLTPTRGVTKEHPIVFIHGQAQTGTTFRGRSPWFPSNGTMKTYSAEILQQRFTAAKHYMLWPQAALHTQWNGTGMMGDPVFDTYYASTVEFFGSSTGQQYTMQEAGAALLDLIGRPVVLLSHSQGGLMPWIITDVRPDLVHAIVSLEPTGPPFQEAVFSNTSSRPYGLTDIPLTFEPAVSDPKKDLVRQVIPSNSTTRSPCVIQAEHPEPRKLVNLQKVPTMILTTESSYHAPYDWCTVKFLRQAGVSTEHLQLGEIGIHGNGHMVFMEKNSDQVAGVIQKWIERQ